The Cucurbita pepo subsp. pepo cultivar mu-cu-16 chromosome LG18, ASM280686v2, whole genome shotgun sequence nucleotide sequence ATTTAGTAGTGGATTCACTGCTTAAATGTCTACGAGCTAGATTGATTGGAAATTGTTTGATGCACAAATAACACGTATCATGTGGCTTTTATTTGCGTgttattaattgaaatattatatatatatatatgcagtCATGTATGATCGACCATGATTTTATATGGTCATTCATATGATATACAAGATACCATGAACGTGATTATGTATATGTTTTTTCGAGACACTACGAATATGAATTTGTATATGCTATATGAAAGACCATGGTTACAAATGCACGTCTCGTAATGATGAAGTAACGTAACGTATAAAAATGTTACTGTGTATCATATCACTGAACCATGAGTTTACATGCGAGACATCTTGCATGTTGTATGCTCATGCAACCATAGATTACTTCTCGAGTTATGTAATGTATGGACGCATACACTCACGACATTATtcacattcattttttttcattgattttttagCAATGTGAGTGTGCGCTTACTCATAGTCAAAACTAGGGAACTTGTACCATACTCCCAGGAAAAGCTCGAACGACCTTTAACAAAGAGAACCTGTACCCGAAATCGACACAGGTGGGTAGGTAGAGAATACCTAGGGGCACGAGACAACTCTTTCTAAGGAGCTCGGCAAAATAGCTCCATAACTTCGGGAGAAGGGGTGACTCCTCACAAAGGGGGTCGCAGTGACCAGACTCAGGCGACTGTTTACCAAAAACCCAGGTCTCCGTAAAGTCGTAAGGCCATATATGAGGGCTGACGTCTGCCTAGTGCCGTAAGACCAAGAAAGTTGGTGACTTGATGACAGGGGAGCCGATGACCAAAGCCCCGGTGAACAGCACCCGTAACTATAACGGtcccaaaaattaaataggaacatgatataataaattttaaaaaaaatgcaatattcaaaagttcaaatattaaattagcactataatataataaattaaagagaaaatgttcattttataacttttttgggtttgttcTCCACAAATTTGCTCTCAAATCTATCATTTCCGCAGGAAGAAAATCGATTTCGCCATCAAATTAATCGTCCTCTAACCGTCTTCCCCAACCAGTCTCCGTCAGATTGTTGTATCAATCTGCTTCCCAaccaaaatcatttcaaatcCTTCGATCCACTTCATAACCTTCAGTTGCTGTTCATCTCCGTGTGATTTTTCCGGTGTCGGCGATGTCGACCTCTACCCTTGAGTCTTTTAAAGTTGAAACCAGTGATGGGGTGAAGCTCCAGACGCGGGTTTTCAAGCCAAAAGATGAGGCAAGGCAAAATCTGGTGGTTGTTTTGGTCCATCCTTACTCCATTATGGGTGGTTGTCAAGGGCTTTTGAGAGGAATTGCCTGTGGGATAGCGGAGAGCGGTTATAGGGCTGTGACTTTTGACATGAGGGGTGCTGGGAAATCGTCTGGAAGGGCTTCTCTCACTGGATTTGCAGAAATTAAGGATGTTGTTGCTGTTTGCAAATGGGTTTGTGAGAATTTGTCTGTTCATCGAATTTTGTTGGTGGGTTCATCTGCAGGTATGTTGTTTTTGAGTTTCTTCTGTGAAATTTTGATCTCGGATTGGTTGTCTGGTTTAGTGATTGCTTTGGGATATGATTGTTCTTACATAttgattcaaattcttttcaaGATCATGTTCTAAATTGTTGTCTGTTgcatttgatttcttttacGGAATGAAACTCTCTGGTTGGTTGTTGTATGATATCGATTCATGGAAAACAAGAATTTATTCATGATCTTCTTGCTCAGAGAAAAGAAACTGCCTGAAATGGCTGTGACTGGTTCTGTTTCATAAGCtttatatgtgtgtatatatacatatagacTGGTGGAATGACATTGAAGATTTTGAATGTGGAAGATGTAAGAGAGATTTCCCAGGTGATTAAATGGAATAAGGCttgaaaatacaaattttaagatGTAGTATTGTATTTGAGATCCAAAGAATCGATCAAACAAGAGAAGTTTTCACTTTcttgtgaaatcccacgtcggttggagaggagaacaaaacattctttatcagggtgtggaaatctcttcttagcaaacgcgttttaaaaaccttgagggaaagcccgaagagGACACTATCTGCtttcttgtgagatcccacatcagttggagagaagaacgaaacattctttatcaggatgtggaaacctctccttagcagacgcgttttaaaaaccttga carries:
- the LOC111780035 gene encoding uncharacterized protein LOC111780035 — its product is MSTSTLESFKVETSDGVKLQTRVFKPKDEARQNLVVVLVHPYSIMGGCQGLLRGIACGIAESGYRAVTFDMRGAGKSSGRASLTGFAEIKDVVAVCKWVCENLSVHRILLVGSSAGAPIAGSSVDLIEQVVGYVSLGYPFGLTSSILFGRHHNAILRSPKPKLFVMGTRDGFTSVKQLQNKLKSAAGRVESHLIQGASHFEMEGLAYDSQMVDLILRFLSSL